The genomic DNA CTTTCTTGAACTGCCTTCATTGAAGATTGGTCTTCTTTCCCTCTTTCCACCCATCGTCCATTTGTTTATGGCTTGGTCTGGATCAAACTCCTTCACACCAGGCGTTAACATCTGAATTGCCATTGAATTATTGAGATTCGCATTGCTCAGTCTGCTTCGGATGCTAGTTTTCATAAGTTTCAGCTGACTGAACCCCCTTTCATTTGCAGAAGAACTGGCCGGAAGGGTAACGATAAGATCTATGACGGCAAGGACGTTTTCATAGCTTTCGTGATAAAGGCTGTGAACTTCGGGCCATGTGAGTTCTTGAATGTGTTTTTTGGATCTAAAaggataattaaaaaatatcatacGAACATAAATATTGAAGACCGATGCATGGTGAAAATCACTTTATGAAACTTATGTTCTAGACTCACTAGTTATAAAGATGGGACTTGAACATTACCCATTCCAGTTTCACCCGCTCACAGTCAATTTCTGCATATTGAAGCACCCCTCCAAAGTGCTGGCAGAGGACCTGGAGTTCTTTAATTCCAAAAGctgtgataataataaaaattaataagataTTAGGACCTTCTTTATTCACTTTGTATTtggcaaaataaaaactttttattgGATATATTTTTGTGTCTTCACCTGTAACGTCATCCTTTTTAGAATACAAGGGCCACTGTTTGAAATTTGCTATCCGGGTTGCAGCTACGGCATCCTTCGAAACGTCAGCATACCTTGCCTCTAAAGTGGCCAAGATACCCTAAGTCAACCGTTTGGTACTCGTTGCATGGAAATTTCCCGCTGAAACGTTGCCACTCGTTGGCCTACCCCTGTACGTCGAGGCCTCAGGATCATGGTCTCTGAAAAACTGTTTTAGTCTTGGACCATtgctggaaaaaattaaaaggtttaAGCAATTAACACTAGAAGCCTCAAAAATGTTAGACATTCGTACCTTTCCTTGAATGAGCTGATAACATCTTTAGCGACATCAATCTTCTCGCCAACGTCTGCTAAAGTTGTCTGGTTAGACTGCAGGGTGAGAGACAGAAGTCGTAGAGGGGAAAGGACATCCAGCAGAAGATGGAGATATGCAATCACATCAGTCCGCTTCATAAGTTTTAGGTAACCCCTGGAATTCTTTTGGGCATTTCCCTAAAAAGCCATGGAAAATTGAGATATATTATGACATTAAAACTGAAGAATATTTCTGGTCAAATTGTTTGTTGTATTACTAAAGAAATCATGAATATCTGTGGGCTAAAAATGGTTTACGTCTCTACTGTTTGTTGCATATGACAGTATTAATGTTTAGGAACAATGTTTTCTTACCTTCTGTGTGATACAAATTTCAAGCTGAGCACGAATTGCAGGATACCctttaacaaaattctcaatgGCCAGCACCATGTATCCCGCCCATCTTGTGCCACCAACGCAGGCTCAAAAAGGATTGCTTCAGACTTTGGCGCTGTTTTGGACTGTCGTGGTAAAAGTAATACAAGCCCATCAGAAGAACAATACAGTTATCGTAGAGACGGTTTTCTTTTACTGCATCCTTAAATGCAAGCTCCAGTCGGTGAGCAAAACAATGCACGGTGATGCAATTGGGCTGTAAACGGGTTAAATATGCTGAAACGCCCCCCTTTTTCCCACCCATAACGGAAGCTCCATCACAACCAAACTCCACCAATTTCTTCTCCGACTCTTCCTTATTTAGTCCAACATCCTCAAGGGCTTCCATGATGGCTTGAAATAAACTAGTGACATCTGGGCTGACAGGCTGCCTTAAACCTGCAAATTTTGCGACTGGTTCGCCTTTGCTGCTATAGTGCACAAATACAATTTCTTGCTCCATGATGCTGGCATCTGTGGCACCATCTGAAGTTACGCTCACGaatttcgttttctttatttcgtcAGCAACTTGATCCTTAGCCGTTGTTGCGATGTATTTTATGAAACTCGTACAGGCGTTGATGTTGCGATATGTTCTACCCAGTGTCAGTCCTTTTGCCTCATCTAGATCGCAAAGCCAGTTGTAACCTGAAATTGATTTCTTATGCTTGGCAACTGCACGAGCCTCAACCTCAACCTCAATTTCCCGCTGTACTGTTTTAGCAACTGTTGCCTCGCTAAATATGCGGGGGTTTTTTCTGGATTTTGTTTGCCTTGTGGCACTGGCTAGCGAGCTTATGAGCTGCACTGTTTTCGTGATGGGCGATAGATTCTGTCTTATAGCTAGAGCAGCCATCTATGAATTTACTCGAAGTCAAAACGCTCTGTGAAAtcaaggtttgtttgttttccacaCACCACTCACATGTCATGCCGTTTTCATCATCTTTTAACCAAGGCCGGCCAACCTGCCATTTCGAAGAAAATTTCCTCGATCTCGTCTTCTCATACTCTCTGGAATCTACCTTTTGAGGAGtttctttttcatcctttttgtTGGGAATCGATACTCCGGGAAGATAtctccaaatttttaaaaaaagattagcGGTGAGTTCCGTCTTGGAGAATAACAAAGTGAGGTGTTGTCAATCGCatatttataattattgtgTTGATGGATTCTCCAAAACTAAGTagcttcaaaggaaaaagactcttactttcaatttcaaatcagtttaattgataaataaaccttaaatttcttacttTGTGTGTAAACTTCGTGGTAACCCGTGAGTAGATATAGTTTGGGTCGCCAGTCGGGTCGCCATAGTTGCCTTCAGACTCAGCGGCACGATTTGTTTATGACCAGCAGTAACATGACTATGATTATCTACTTCATGTAGTTATAGTAGAAGCCTTTTGATGTATTTATATATCAAATGGCTTCGTGCGTATCCCAAACGCAAATGTGTGTGTATGTACTAGGTTTCTTAAGCTTCCAGAATGTAAAAAGTACTGGTaggttttatattttttcaaaaacagtcggtttcatttttttaatgaactgaatgaaaattcCACTCGCCAAACCGGGCGAGTGATCCACGATTTGCACTCGCCCGACAGGCTTCACACTCGCATTGGCGAGTGGGCGAGCGCTAAATAAAAACCCTGATACAACCCGAACAGGCCgatgggactcagtcaaggatgaCCACAACCGCTTTATAGAGACCACCGCTGAAAAACGGTGAAAGTGACAACAcatgagaggaaaaaattcgGGAATTTGACAGGTTCGACTATTAATTCCGAATTAGCCGATCAGCCCACGCTAAAACCGCTGTAGGGTGGTCAGATAGGGTAGAGTTATGAAGCACGGGGAGAAAATCTAGGAAGACGAAAGAAGCCTAAGTCCAGCAATTACTCAGGGAAATTCTTACCTTTACCTTGTGAAATCGTAGCTCTAAGATTCTTGAGGATCTGTCCTCTAACCACGTAGCCGTTTATACTCCCAGCCCGGAGACACAAACGGAACCTCGACCCACCCTTTCCCCCTTCCTATGGctcttttttgaaaatgattttaacataTGCTATCGTCAGTAGAGATGTTCTGCTGAAAAATTTACGTTGtcgttatatatatatatatatatatttgttcgtttgtttttttttacgtgaGCTTCATTGAGCATCTCAGATTGAACAGAACAGGAATGCGTAGGGACAACACTCTCCTCAGCCCGTGTCTCCCAGGTTGACCCTTACCTCCACGATTTTTCCACAGTTTGTTTTTCCCGGTTTTTCCTTACCCCTCATAAACCAGCGCTCTAAATTCGAGTTCCAAATGctaaaaaagtttttatctCACATCTTGCACGTCACCCAGTCGAGGGTCtccatggggttaaccgttagccgtaaatcgGTCGAAAATCCAGCtattaggcgtaaaaattgacaaatttgaacCCTTTGTTGTTGAAaaacttaactttaaaaatCTTTCCCTCCTACAATGTGTTATTTATTGTTATTCTGGGTTAGCTGCAGCAGAAAAATTGGCCACAATTTTAagcgttagccgtaaaaagttCTTATCGGTCGGCcctcagttttaagaaagtttccGTTTTTTTAACaggctgttttagttaagtttgcaatcgtggaaaaaaatattataaatattttttacactCGGGGAACCACACCGACCTAGAGTACCTCCCATGATGAGGACGCTTTCTATAAACAGAATATTGCACCATCTCCTAAAGTGAAgggtaatttcttttttcttgcccCTTCAACAATATATGACTAAAACATCATGTCGCTTTACATGCTAAAAAAAGCGTCGCATGACATCCTAAAGAACGGCTGCCAATGAAACTGGCagatataaaatctgaaaatatcgaagtttatatctcatttaataactctatccaagGAAATGGGAAGAGGTTGAGCGAATGAGACACAGGTGCGCTCATTACTCCAAACGaaaagatgtgacaaaacatcatatctgACAGATAACGTGCTAAAGAAGTGCGTGACATCCTAAGAGACGGTTGCCAATGATCGATATTAGCAGTGTTAgagtcagaaaatatcgaagtttatctctcattcattaaatctgttcaaagaaatgggcaaaagttattaagcGAATACCAattcaaacgacaagaaatggcttatgcaggttgatgcagaaattttcttccttttcttattGATTTCCTCATCCATTTTAACAAAATACCAAGCGACCTCtttcattgtttgaaatttaaatgttagtttattCCACTTAGATAGTAAGTAAACAATCTAATCGGAGAAACTAAATAAAGTCATTTGGCTTCAACTTTCTGGCTCGTTCTGAGCTTCCTTCAATGCTTTGTAAGCcataactaaaattataaaataaaacttctcgttttgccaTTGGACGATTAGTAtaaacaatatacttaaaatgcaccgttctgcttgtaaaaaataacacaatttaccgcattcaaaattaaaggagaaaccCCCAAAAATTAGCTAATACCAAGACTAAATCCTTGCCATTGCGGCCAAAATCTCtcattttaagtccagataaaCCAAATTCTGATGggcagaaactaactttaagtaccaGTGACTGAGTATAAATCCTCGAAAAGTTAATCAAAATTTCCATCTGACATAAACTAAGATAATCGAGCAATCGGACAACTGATTATTCTCCAATTCCTATGGAAATTCTCTACACACACACATGGCTGTATCAGCATTATATCGCTCATGAGATTAAACCGATTGAGAAAAAGTCTGTAAAAAACtctggaaaacgttttcaagacgtTTCAACTTCGACGTAAATGTTACGCCCAAATCCTCTCTGTAGAAAATACTtagattgaaaataacttctCACATAGCTAGTCATGATAATTTTAAGAcatcatatgaaaacaaaaaatcaaaaaacaaacaaacagtagtTTGAGAAGGATATCAAAGATTAAGCTCGTAAaagcagttcagacaagcaaaaaggcaacttttgaatcaatggaaatctgttctcttgttaaacttgactttggccgtcttttggttcttcttgctttgaaaagaagactcttgacaAAGGTTTCATCGGTAGCCTACTGGTTTTTGGTCCAAATATCAGCATTTGTAGGTATCCGAAAACtccctgggattccaatgctcactgccttaactgaaaaataaaagaatctaagtttagggaggatagttgagttgccatgaaatatttcttagcacatgaaacgatacattgcacaacaggattgttttaaaagaaatttgctatTTTACTCCCatcatgtttccaaaaaagaatgttatcatcgTAAACGTGTCCACTTGATTGTGCTGCATCTCAATTTGCCGGAGCAAAAGATAAATTCGTAACCCAACTGCAAGGAAAATAACTCGCAAGTATCACTGCTCACATATGAGCAAAGATTGTGAATTAATGTAACTTTTATTGAATAGAATGTATCAACAGAATTATTACTTGCTGCAGCTTCTAAATCTCCTCGAAATCCAggttgacgtcgtcaccaatgagtacaaatggtgcccagtgcCAAACctccttgaaattttcaatttctctcatacacttcatggcctgattgagagcttcactggCCTTCTTGCCTTCagcaagtgcatcgtagaagaaactcatgaactccagggttccctcgtcgccaatcgcccacaaggttaccacaacagatctggcaccggcacccaaaagtgcacgcgccatgccgaccacaccttcggccatgacctccccacgagcagtgtgacagcagctaagtacaaccagacgtgctcgcaacccagcttctatgacatctttcatcgtcagtagataaTCTCtctcttgcggctgagggttatctcttgtggtgtttggtgccaggataacttctccagtCTCCATTTTACCGTGCGCTGCTATGTGAACTAacgccactgatgatattcgttttaacacttcatcttttgttgccatttctccagtgagAGGGGAAACATtgaggatacgtccgatcatctccacttctttccttgctcctggaagttgcaccaaaagtCCTCCCTCATAGatgatatgtttgaaacatgggtcgccgacaagcaatgcaccagtcttcgtgtgaaagtcagctggacaatcataaattagttgcaaggtcgtcagagagggaagcacacgaattctgaaagaatcacttagatatgatgagttggagtcctgcaacgctgcataaggtacaaggctaaatggcccctcaggaacGATTGTGATGTCGTCGTTGCCTTCGATcaggtcagcaataggagtaacgatgatgtcatgcagcttctttaaagcacttgattgggagTGCTTCACATTAACTCGGATCGCATCATTGCCCACTTCCTCTTCTGTCAGCGAGTCAAGCGGAGGATTTTCGATTGTAATAGTACCTTTTGCACCGATTTCTTtaagagcagttttgttcagttgctGGATGAAAACTTTCAATTCATCCTCAAACTTATAATTGTTGACGTGTACTTGCCTCATCTGGATATTATtttcactgaggcaaacccagaagtaaacgcatggtccattaatggctatgaaaactgtgctcaaTGGAACCCACCTCAGAGAAATGCGGGATGCGCTGGGCGTTAAAGAatctccaggctgatattttgtgaccatgagatctctcagagcttgagcacgtcctttctctgtagcaagaagagccttcacaacttgacctcgattgagatttatacgccacaaacctttgtatgctGCTTTGTGCTGATTACGAtaacaaatcttccactgatcgttgagttgaagactggccctgatatcatcatacaattcCACACTCGAGTAATAATTGTCAAAGGCTCTCAGGAGATTTCCTTGGTACTCAAAACTGTCTCCAAGGGAACAGAGTGAGCACGCCTCTCCCgtcttatctcccacttctttggatatttctagGTGACGTTGATAACACTCAATTGCCATTTTCGACTCTCCTTGTCTGAGATGAATCCCGCCGAGAAGgcaataacttcgtccctctccggccttgtctcccacttctttagcaatttctagacaacgttgatggtactcgattgctgttttgaattGTCTTAGAATGCAATAAGCAATGCCGAGATTGCCATtacttcttccctctccggccttgtctcccacttctttagcaatttctagatgacgttcatggcactcgatggctgttttgaactgtcgaAGACcattataagcgttgccgagaccggAATAAATTCctccctctctggccttgtctcccacttctttagcaatttctagatgacgttgatggtacttgatggctgttttgaactctcctaaaccttgataagcgttgccaagaccggaataacttgctccctctgcggtcttgtctcccacttctttagcaatttctagacgacgttgatggtacttgatggctgttttgaactctcctagactgtcataagcgttgccgagattgccataacttgctccctctccggccttgtctcccacttctttagcagtttctagatgacgttgatggtacttcatggctgttttgaactctcctagactgtgataagcgttgccgagattgccataactttttccctctccggccttgtctcccacttctttagcaatttctagatgac from Pocillopora verrucosa isolate sample1 chromosome 10, ASM3666991v2, whole genome shotgun sequence includes the following:
- the LOC136276914 gene encoding tetratricopeptide repeat protein 28-like encodes the protein MAIECYQRHLEISKEVGDKTGEACSLCSLGDSFEYQGNLLRAFDNYYSSVELYDDIRASLQLNDQWKICYRNQHKAAYKGLWRINLNRGQVVKALLATEKGRAQALRDLMVTKYQPGDSLTPSASRISLRWVPLSTVFIAINGPCVYFWVCLSENNIQMRQVHVNNYKFEDELKVFIQQLNKTALKEIGAKGTITIENPPLDSLTEEEVGNDAIRVNVKHSQSSALKKLHDIIVTPIADLIEGNDDITIVPEGPFSLVPYAALQDSNSSYLSDSFRIRVLPSLTTLQLIYDCPADFHTKTGALLVGDPCFKHIIYEGGLLVQLPGARKEVEMIGRILNVSPLTGEMATKDEVLKRISSVALVHIAAHGKMETGEVILAPNTTRDNPQPQERDYLLTMKDVIEAGLRARLVVLSCCHTARGEVMAEGVVGMARALLGAGARSVVVTLWAIGDEGTLEFMSFFYDALAEGKKASEALNQAMKCMREIENFKEVWHWAPFVLIGDDVNLDFEEI